Genomic window (Nitrospirales bacterium LBB_01):
TAGCCATAGGAATACTGAAAGGCGCCTTTATGTTCTTTGCCGATTTGATTCGCCATATAAAAGCGCCGCTTTCAATTGACTTCATTGTTTCCTCAAGCTATGTGGATACCAGCACATCCGGTGAGGTTACAATTCACTCCGATATCAGGGCGGACATTGCGGGTAAAAACGTCCTCCTTATCGAAGACATCATAGATACCGGGATATCGCTTAACAAAATCCGTGAAAGAATTCTGCAAAAATCACCTAGAGCACTTAAAACATGTGTGCTACTGGACAAAAAAGAAAGGCGTATTGTTGATGTTCCGGTTGAATATACGGGATTTGTCATCCCAGATGAGTTTGTAATCGGCTATGGTGTTGATTACAACGACAGCTATAGAAATCTTCCCTACATAGGGATTTTAAAACACTGAGGGACTATGTTTGAACTATCCGTAGAGTCCACCTTTGCA
Coding sequences:
- the hpt gene encoding hypoxanthine phosphoribosyltransferase, producing MTKVKPFLTEEQIAHKVKELAAEINKDFGAEHFIAIGILKGAFMFFADLIRHIKAPLSIDFIVSSSYVDTSTSGEVTIHSDIRADIAGKNVLLIEDIIDTGISLNKIRERILQKSPRALKTCVLLDKKERRIVDVPVEYTGFVIPDEFVIGYGVDYNDSYRNLPYIGILKH